AGGCATTCTTTGTCGATGCCGCGGTCAAAAATCTTCATGTATAATTTAATATCTCCCATTTCCTGGGTATACCGGCACAATTCCTTCAGCGATTCGGCAAAAATCTTTTTGGCCTCGGCCCTCTTGTCATCCCCGGGATCCTTGCCCGACAGCACCCGCACGCAGGATGCGCCCAGATGGTACGCCTCATCAATGCCGCTTTTTACGCCGTTGATAGCCCTTTTTCTCTCCGCCGGATCAAACGCATTCAGGTTCAGCTTCTGGCTGAATACCCGCGGCTGGGTGGCATAGCACACTTTCATATGCGACACATCCAGAAGTTTGCGCGCTTCATTGCGAACCTTTACATCTTTTATCCAGCCCACTTCCACCGCCGTCCAAAAATCGTCTTCGACAATTTTTTTTAACGTTTCCACGACCGGTCCTTCACCATTGACCACTTGCGGAAAAGCCTTGAAGTGAACGATACCCAGATCCATATAACGGTAAATCGAAAATGTATCCATGCTGTCTCCTTTTATCAGTTTTTTTGGATGTTGGCCGCCAGATAGGCGATCATAGCGGTATCTTCCACCAGGTCGGCCAGATAAAAGGCATTCATGAGGTCCGTCCCCATGGTCAGGATGCCGTGCTCTTTCATCAGGAGCGCTTTTATTTCAGGATTGTTCTGAACCCCGTCTGTCACGCAATCGCAAAGCTCCGAAGACCCGGGAGGAAAACACGCCACGCAGGGGACGTTTTTCAGCACCACCCGGGCGGATATGGTCGCCAGGGGCAGCGGTTCGCCTGTGTTGGAATACGCCGTGGCATAGGGCGGATGAACGTGCGCAATGGCTCCCACATCGGGCCGGCTGCGAAAAGTCGCCAGATGAAAGGAGGTTTCCTTGGACCCTTTCAATCCCATGGGAGACTCCAGCACGTCGCCCGAAAGCGTGACCAGAATATTCTCTTCCGGTTTGACGTCTCCCAGTGATATGGCGGTGGGTGTAATCAGCACCCGATCGGTATTGGGTATCCGGACACTGAGGTTCCCGCCGGTACCGCCGACCAGGTGTCGGTCATATGAACGCCGGGAAAACTCGGCCAATGCCGTTCTGTAATAGTTCAGCTCCCCGATAGTTATATCCTTCATCTGTTATTCCCTTTCCTGTAAAAAACCGATTAATGCCTCTACGCAGATATCGGCAAAGGCATGATCGTTGATGTGCAGATCGATCTCTCTATAAGGGATCGACGGTTTCAATTGTTGTTTCAACGCCTGCAGCAGCATCCTGTTCCCTTTGGGATCAAAAAGCGGCCCCCCTTTACTGCCGTAGACCGACCAGCCTTTTGTGGGAACCAGAACGGCAACCGGACCGGCGGCGGTGTTCAGCCGCTCTGCCATCACCGTTCCGATTTGCGCCATCTCCGTAGGGGAAATTTTGACATTGGCGTTGTTGGGGTTGTGAAAATAGATTTTTCTCCTGCGCAGCCTGCCGGGGATGGATTCTTTCGGACCGAAGCATAAATATTCCAGCCCGCCGGTGGATACGACCTGGGGAAGTCCCACCCGACCGGCCGTCGTCAGTCTTCCCGGCCGTACCGGGATATAAGCCCCTGCGCCCACCACTTCTTCGGAAAGTTCATGGGGCGTCAAATCGACAACGCCGCTGAAAATCCCCGATTCCATCAGTTCTTCCATGGCTGAACCGCCGGCGCCGGAAGCATGAAACGTAATGACTTGATATCCCCTTTGACAGAGCTGCCCATGGATACGGTTGGCGGCTTTCTCGGTGTTGCCGAGAGCCGTCAAGGCAATCGTGCGACCACGCGCCGCCAGCGAAATCGGCTCTCCTCTTTCGACCATTCCCAACAGGGCGGCAACCGCATTGGACATAACTGATCGCGAAACCGGATTGGGACCGCCGAGCAGGTCCGCCACAGAAAACATCATCCCGATGTCGGCATTGCCGATATAGGGCCGCATGTTTCCCGAAGCCACCGTGGACAACAGAAACTTGGGAAAACCTAGCGGAAGGCTGCGCAAGGCCATGGCGGCAATGGCAGTCCCCTGGTTTCCGCCCAGGCCGATGGCGCCGTCCAGTTTGCCTTGCTTCAGCAGCGCTAAAAGAACACGCATGGCCCCCTGGCCCATGGTTTTTATCACTGTGTCGCGTTCGCCGGTTTGGACCAGCCTCTCCAGCTTGCAGCCGGCCTGGGCCGCTACGGTATTATTTGAAAAATCGGCCTTGCCCGAAGCCGTGAACGCCCCCACATCGATCACGATGGGAATATGCCCGTGTTCACGTACCATACCGGCCATGAAAGCCGCCTCCGGCTCCTTGGTGTCCAGTGTTGCAATAATTGCGATATGTTTTGGCATCGGGTAGATACTATTCAGATGAAGCGTTCGGCAGGGTTGGTTCTGCAACCCTGCCGTCTCCGCTTCAGCCGGAAGTCGATATCCGGTTAGGCTCTGTTTTTAAACTGACGCGCCTCCAACGGCACATTTATTTTAAACTTTTTGATTTCATTCAGAAAAGCCGCCAGGGCCTCCCCGGCAACCTTAAAGTATCTTTCCCCTTTTTCCTTGCTTCCGGCAAAGGGGTCGCCGATGGTGGCGGTATCACTGTATTCATGGTGTTCCATGGGCACCCAGATGTTTTCAGATCCCATGAACATGACATTGCCGGTACCGTCTTTTTTGGAGAAATTTTTGCCCATGTAGGCCGGGGCATGGGTCCGGTCTTTTTTGGCCTTGTCCATATCGATCAGGGTTTCATCCCAGGCCCAGACCGTGCTGGTTTCCAACTCGCCGGCGTGCCATCCCGGTGTATCTTCCGGCGGTCCTGTCATGATTTCACCGACAATGGACATGGAGCGTTCGGTGGGGGTCTTATACCAGCACACAAAGCAACCGGTTTCGTATCTTATTTTCCGCAGCACCTCGTCGATGACCTTGGAGTTACTGCCGTGGTGGGTGACAAATACAATCTTGTTGTAGCCGTGGTAGATCATGCTCATGGCCAGATCATAAACCACCGCGCGATAGGTTGCACCGGAAAATGTCAAGGTTCCGGAACCTTTGTTGACTTCGCCCATATGGTGCGGGGAGTAACCCACCGGCATAAAGGGCGTGTATAAGGTGTCCGCCAATGGAGCCGCCTCCCGGACAACCCCCATGGTGGTCATGGAGTCGGTCCCCAGAACACAGTGGGAGCCGTGCTTCTCATTGGA
The window above is part of the Desulfobacterales bacterium genome. Proteins encoded here:
- a CDS encoding TIM barrel protein; protein product: MDTFSIYRYMDLGIVHFKAFPQVVNGEGPVVETLKKIVEDDFWTAVEVGWIKDVKVRNEARKLLDVSHMKVCYATQPRVFSQKLNLNAFDPAERKRAINGVKSGIDEAYHLGASCVRVLSGKDPGDDKRAEAKKIFAESLKELCRYTQEMGDIKLYMKIFDRGIDKECLIGHFQDAADVAADVYGEFKNFGVLADLSHFPLLNEKPEDAIPLVMKYPMHFHIGNCVMRDRLHPMYGDLQPRFGVPEGELDTADVRDYFKLLLDKKLLNPENKPVLSVEVRPLLAEEYPEVIIANAKRVIKEAWATL
- a CDS encoding class II aldolase/adducin family protein, whose product is MKDITIGELNYYRTALAEFSRRSYDRHLVGGTGGNLSVRIPNTDRVLITPTAISLGDVKPEENILVTLSGDVLESPMGLKGSKETSFHLATFRSRPDVGAIAHVHPPYATAYSNTGEPLPLATISARVVLKNVPCVACFPPGSSELCDCVTDGVQNNPEIKALLMKEHGILTMGTDLMNAFYLADLVEDTAMIAYLAANIQKN
- a CDS encoding Tm-1-like ATP-binding domain-containing protein translates to MPKHIAIIATLDTKEPEAAFMAGMVREHGHIPIVIDVGAFTASGKADFSNNTVAAQAGCKLERLVQTGERDTVIKTMGQGAMRVLLALLKQGKLDGAIGLGGNQGTAIAAMALRSLPLGFPKFLLSTVASGNMRPYIGNADIGMMFSVADLLGGPNPVSRSVMSNAVAALLGMVERGEPISLAARGRTIALTALGNTEKAANRIHGQLCQRGYQVITFHASGAGGSAMEELMESGIFSGVVDLTPHELSEEVVGAGAYIPVRPGRLTTAGRVGLPQVVSTGGLEYLCFGPKESIPGRLRRRKIYFHNPNNANVKISPTEMAQIGTVMAERLNTAAGPVAVLVPTKGWSVYGSKGGPLFDPKGNRMLLQALKQQLKPSIPYREIDLHINDHAFADICVEALIGFLQERE
- a CDS encoding creatininase family protein, coding for MARRKSYNTFEKSYDEVAEHLKTNDIIMIPMGSNEKHGSHCVLGTDSMTTMGVVREAAPLADTLYTPFMPVGYSPHHMGEVNKGSGTLTFSGATYRAVVYDLAMSMIYHGYNKIVFVTHHGSNSKVIDEVLRKIRYETGCFVCWYKTPTERSMSIVGEIMTGPPEDTPGWHAGELETSTVWAWDETLIDMDKAKKDRTHAPAYMGKNFSKKDGTGNVMFMGSENIWVPMEHHEYSDTATIGDPFAGSKEKGERYFKVAGEALAAFLNEIKKFKINVPLEARQFKNRA